One window of Nocardia sp. NBC_00508 genomic DNA carries:
- the nuoH gene encoding NADH-quinone oxidoreductase subunit NuoH — MSDPALFIAAPYAPVGFGHDPLWLVIAKALAVFVYLMLIPLVAVLAERKIVARMQMRIGPNRTGPFGSLQSIADGVKMALKEDIVPAIVDKPIYILAPIISVVPAFMAFAVIPFGPEVSVFGVTTALQLTDLPVAVLYILAITSVGVYGIVLAGWSSGSTYPLLGGLRSTAQVISYEIAMALCFAAVFLLGGTMATSGIVSAQEGTWYVFLLLPSFLIYCVSMVGETNRAPFDLPEAEGELVGGFHTEYSSLKFAMFMLAEYVNMATVSALATTLFLGGWRAPWPLNMWDGANSGWWPVLWFTAKVWTFLFVFIWLRGTLPRLRYDQFMSLGWKLLIPASLGWVMVVATARVLQAEGYRVQTPILVIGGLVVTGLLVLRFLQAGRAKASPPPVEEPAADSSVFLGFPVPPLPADAHARDATRAKAGLFEPLSGFAVTAATMFKKPNTEFYPEHKTPTAPRYHGRHQLNRHPDGLEKCIGCELCAWACPADAIYVEGADNTETERYSPGERYGSVYQINYLRCIGCGLCIEACPTRALTMTNDYEMADDNRADLIYEKDRLLAPLQPGMTAPPHAMHPGTDEADYYLGKVPGSPHDTGAATTGGEQADPPRQPAAAGAEGAAR; from the coding sequence ATGAGTGACCCGGCTCTGTTCATCGCGGCGCCCTACGCGCCCGTCGGCTTCGGACACGACCCGCTGTGGCTCGTGATCGCGAAGGCGCTCGCCGTCTTCGTCTACCTGATGCTGATTCCGCTGGTCGCGGTGCTGGCGGAACGAAAGATCGTGGCGCGCATGCAGATGCGCATCGGCCCCAACCGCACCGGCCCGTTCGGCTCGCTGCAAAGCATCGCCGACGGCGTGAAGATGGCCCTCAAAGAGGACATCGTCCCGGCGATCGTGGACAAGCCGATCTACATTCTGGCGCCGATCATCTCGGTGGTGCCCGCCTTCATGGCGTTCGCGGTCATCCCCTTCGGGCCGGAGGTGTCGGTCTTCGGCGTCACCACCGCACTGCAGCTGACCGACCTGCCGGTGGCGGTGCTGTACATCCTGGCGATCACCTCCGTCGGCGTCTACGGCATCGTGCTGGCCGGGTGGTCATCGGGCTCCACGTACCCGTTGCTGGGCGGCTTGCGATCGACCGCTCAAGTCATCTCCTACGAGATCGCGATGGCGCTGTGCTTCGCCGCCGTGTTCCTGCTCGGCGGCACCATGGCCACCTCGGGAATCGTGTCCGCGCAGGAAGGAACCTGGTATGTCTTCCTGCTGCTGCCGTCGTTCCTGATCTACTGCGTCTCGATGGTCGGTGAGACCAACCGGGCGCCGTTCGACCTGCCGGAGGCCGAGGGCGAGCTCGTCGGCGGTTTCCACACCGAGTACTCCTCGCTCAAGTTCGCCATGTTCATGCTGGCCGAATACGTGAACATGGCAACGGTTTCCGCGTTGGCGACCACACTGTTCCTGGGCGGCTGGCGCGCGCCGTGGCCGCTGAACATGTGGGACGGCGCGAACTCCGGCTGGTGGCCGGTGCTGTGGTTCACCGCCAAGGTCTGGACGTTCCTGTTCGTGTTCATCTGGCTGCGCGGCACGCTGCCGCGACTGCGCTACGACCAGTTCATGAGTCTCGGGTGGAAACTGCTCATCCCGGCCTCCTTGGGCTGGGTCATGGTGGTGGCCACCGCCCGGGTGTTGCAGGCCGAGGGCTACCGGGTGCAGACACCGATCCTGGTGATCGGCGGACTGGTGGTCACCGGGTTGCTGGTGCTGCGGTTCCTGCAGGCGGGCCGGGCGAAGGCCTCCCCGCCACCGGTCGAGGAACCCGCCGCCGATTCCAGTGTCTTCCTCGGCTTCCCGGTGCCGCCGCTGCCCGCCGACGCCCACGCCCGCGACGCCACCCGCGCCAAGGCCGGTCTGTTCGAACCACTGTCCGGATTCGCGGTCACCGCCGCGACCATGTTCAAGAAGCCGAACACCGAGTTCTACCCCGAGCACAAGACGCCGACCGCGCCGCGCTATCACGGCAGGCACCAGCTCAACCGGCATCCCGACGGCCTGGAGAAGTGCATCGGCTGCGAGCTGTGCGCCTGGGCCTGCCCGGCCGACGCGATCTACGTCGAAGGCGCGGACAACACCGAGACCGAACGCTACTCACCCGGTGAACGCTACGGCAGCGTCTACCAGATCAACTACCTGCGCTGCATCGGCTGCGGGTTGTGCATCGAGGCGTGCCCCACCCGCGCGCTCACCATGACCAACGACTACGAGATGGCCGACGACAACCGGGCCGACCTCATCTACGAGAAGGACCGACTGCTCGCCCCGCTGCAGCCCGGCATGACCGCGCCGCCGCACGCGATGCACCCCGGTACCGACGAGGCCGACTACTACCTCGGCAAGGTGCCCGGCAGCCCGCACGACACCGGCGCCGCCACCACGGGCGGCGAGCAGGCCGACCCGCCCAGGCAGCCGGCCGCCGCGGGCGCGGAAGGAGCAGCACGGTGA
- a CDS encoding NADH-quinone oxidoreductase subunit M yields MSEFPWLTTLWLAPVVGAAIVLMLPATQRVLARVVALSLSVLVLAIGIVLAVRFDPGGAQYQFVESHQWIPAFGAGYTLGLDGIALALVLLTTALVPLLILAGWHDDREVGSGKRVAHTYVALTLLVEAMVLISFVALDILLFYVFFEAMLIPMYFLIGGFGPRTGDVRLRQQRSRAAVKFLLYNLFGGLIMLAAVIGLYVLTAREGLGEGSSGTFDFRTVVAAANAGQLGAGPAVLNALFLGFMFAFAVKAPLWPLHTWLPDAAVAATPSSAVLMMAVVDKVGTFGMLRYCLPLFPGASDTYAPLVITLAVVGIVYGALLAIGQTDLMRLIAYTSISHFGFIILGVFAMTSQGQTGATLYMVNHGISTAALFLVAGFLVSRRGTRVIAEFGGVQKVAPVLAGTFLIAGLATLSLPGLAPFVSEFLVLVGTFTRYQFAAVVAASALVLAALYVLWVYQRMMTGPVKEGNERIYDLAPREITVVVPLILALLFLGVYPKVLTDFINPAVSQTLTTIGRSDPAPSTPTLPEAGSVQHPGGAHK; encoded by the coding sequence GTGAGCGAATTTCCCTGGTTGACGACGCTGTGGCTGGCTCCGGTCGTCGGTGCGGCGATCGTGCTCATGCTGCCCGCCACCCAACGCGTCCTGGCACGCGTTGTGGCCCTGAGCCTCTCGGTGCTCGTGCTGGCCATCGGCATCGTGCTCGCCGTGCGCTTCGACCCCGGCGGAGCGCAATACCAGTTCGTCGAATCCCACCAGTGGATTCCGGCGTTCGGCGCCGGATACACCCTCGGCTTGGACGGCATCGCGCTGGCGCTGGTGCTGCTGACCACGGCCCTGGTTCCGCTGCTGATCCTGGCGGGCTGGCACGACGACCGCGAAGTGGGCAGCGGTAAGCGGGTGGCGCACACGTACGTCGCACTCACCCTGCTCGTCGAGGCGATGGTGCTGATCTCCTTCGTCGCACTGGACATCCTGCTGTTCTACGTGTTCTTCGAGGCGATGCTCATCCCGATGTACTTCCTCATCGGCGGATTCGGGCCACGCACCGGGGACGTGCGGCTGCGCCAGCAGCGCTCACGTGCGGCGGTGAAGTTCCTGCTGTACAACCTGTTCGGCGGACTGATCATGCTGGCCGCGGTCATCGGGTTGTACGTGCTCACCGCCCGCGAGGGGCTGGGCGAGGGATCGTCGGGGACGTTCGATTTCCGCACCGTGGTCGCGGCGGCCAACGCAGGTCAGCTCGGCGCCGGGCCCGCGGTGCTCAACGCCTTGTTCCTCGGGTTCATGTTCGCGTTCGCGGTCAAGGCGCCGCTGTGGCCGCTGCACACCTGGCTGCCGGACGCCGCCGTCGCGGCGACACCGTCCAGTGCGGTGCTGATGATGGCCGTGGTGGACAAGGTGGGCACCTTCGGCATGCTGCGCTACTGCCTGCCATTGTTCCCGGGCGCCTCGGACACCTATGCGCCGCTGGTGATCACGCTCGCGGTCGTCGGCATCGTCTACGGAGCCCTGCTGGCCATCGGGCAGACCGACCTGATGCGCCTGATCGCCTACACGTCGATCTCCCATTTCGGCTTCATCATCCTCGGCGTCTTCGCCATGACCAGCCAGGGCCAGACCGGCGCGACGCTGTACATGGTCAACCACGGCATCTCCACCGCCGCGCTGTTCCTGGTGGCCGGGTTCTTGGTATCGCGGCGGGGCACTCGCGTCATCGCGGAATTCGGCGGCGTGCAGAAGGTCGCCCCCGTGCTGGCGGGCACCTTCCTCATCGCCGGTCTGGCGACCTTGTCGCTGCCCGGGCTCGCCCCGTTCGTCAGTGAATTCCTAGTGCTGGTCGGCACCTTCACCCGCTATCAGTTCGCGGCCGTGGTCGCCGCCAGCGCGCTGGTGCTGGCCGCGCTGTATGTGCTGTGGGTCTACCAGCGGATGATGACCGGTCCGGTGAAGGAAGGCAACGAGCGGATCTACGATCTGGCGCCCCGCGAAATCACCGTGGTGGTCCCGCTGATCCTCGCGCTGCTGTTCCTCGGCGTCTACCCGAAAGTCCTGACCGACTTCATCAATCCCGCCGTGAGCCAAACCCTCACCACCATCGGCCGCAGCGACCCCGCGCCGTCCACACCCACGCTGCCCGAGGCGGGATCGGTTCAACATCCTGGAGGTGCCCACAAATGA
- a CDS encoding NADH-quinone oxidoreductase subunit G has protein sequence MRGGSRATGGPAIASGSTSGPAPADLVTVTIDDTTVSVPPGTLLIRAAELIGIQVPRFCDHPLLDPVGACRQCLVEVEGQRKPVASCTMAVTDGMVVRTQLTSPVADKAQEGVMELLLINHPLDCPVCDKGGECPLQNQAMSTGRAESRFDGHKRTYPKPIPLSTAVLLDRERCVLCARCTRFSQQIAGDPFIELMDRGALQQVGTAQAEPLDSYFSGNTVQICPVGALTGTAYRFRARPFDLVSSPNVCEHCASGCAQRTDHRRGKVLRRLAGDDPQVNEEWNCDKGRWAFAYATEPDRITTPLVRGWDGDLAPASWSEALAAAAAGLAASFGNAGVLVGGRVTEEDAYAYAKFARIALGTNDIDFRSRAHSAEEADFLAARVAGQPTTVTYDSMEAAPVVLLVGFEPEEESPIVYLRLRKAARKRGLPVYSLAPYASRGLDRMSGRLMRAVPGGEPHLLDAIRTGEITTPGADPAQLADLARMLREPGAVIMVGERMSGVAGALSAVVRLADETGAALAWVPRRAGERGAVEAGALPCLLPGGRPVADPRARQQVRAVWNAAELPVGAGRDTTAILAAASGLGALVIGGVDVADLPDPATALAAIDAARFVVSLELRHSAITERADVVFPVASAMEKSGTFRTWEGRPRPFAAALGDDMVRRQTAPLSDQRVLHAVAEEMSVRLGLPDTESARAELAELGAWDGAPVAAPTHRPRPLTQPQPGTAILASWRMLLDEGRMQDGEPNLAGVARPPVVRLSAATAAEIGVAEHDPVTVATGHGAVTLPLMISDLPDRVVWLPQRSPGCSVAEQLAVQPGAIVQLRRADERMKEHRHE, from the coding sequence ATGCGGGGTGGCAGCCGGGCGACGGGTGGGCCCGCCATCGCGAGTGGCAGCACCAGCGGGCCTGCTCCGGCCGACCTGGTGACCGTGACCATCGACGACACCACCGTCAGCGTGCCGCCCGGCACCCTGCTGATCCGGGCCGCCGAACTGATCGGCATCCAGGTCCCCCGCTTCTGCGACCATCCGCTGCTCGACCCGGTCGGCGCCTGCCGCCAGTGCCTGGTCGAGGTGGAGGGCCAGCGCAAACCTGTCGCCTCCTGCACTATGGCCGTCACCGACGGCATGGTCGTCCGCACCCAGCTCACCTCCCCGGTCGCCGACAAGGCGCAGGAGGGCGTGATGGAGCTGCTGCTGATCAACCATCCGCTCGACTGCCCGGTGTGCGACAAGGGTGGCGAGTGCCCGCTGCAGAACCAGGCGATGTCCACCGGCCGCGCCGAATCCCGGTTCGACGGACACAAACGCACTTACCCCAAACCGATTCCGCTGTCCACGGCCGTGCTGCTGGACCGGGAACGCTGCGTGCTCTGCGCCCGCTGCACGCGCTTCTCCCAGCAGATCGCCGGAGACCCGTTCATCGAGCTGATGGATCGCGGTGCGCTGCAACAAGTCGGCACCGCGCAGGCCGAGCCACTGGATTCCTACTTCTCCGGCAACACGGTGCAGATCTGCCCGGTCGGCGCGCTCACCGGCACCGCTTACCGGTTCCGCGCGCGCCCGTTCGACCTGGTGTCCAGCCCGAATGTGTGCGAGCACTGCGCCTCCGGCTGCGCGCAGCGCACCGACCACCGGCGCGGCAAGGTACTACGCCGGCTGGCCGGTGACGACCCGCAGGTCAACGAGGAATGGAACTGCGACAAGGGGCGCTGGGCCTTCGCTTACGCCACCGAACCCGACCGGATCACCACCCCGCTGGTGCGCGGCTGGGACGGCGACCTCGCCCCCGCGTCGTGGTCGGAGGCGCTGGCCGCCGCGGCGGCCGGTCTCGCAGCGTCCTTCGGCAACGCGGGCGTGCTCGTCGGTGGCCGGGTCACCGAGGAGGACGCCTACGCGTACGCCAAGTTCGCGCGAATCGCCCTCGGTACCAACGACATCGATTTCCGCTCCCGTGCGCACTCCGCCGAGGAGGCCGATTTCCTCGCCGCCCGCGTCGCGGGTCAGCCCACCACGGTGACCTACGACAGCATGGAAGCCGCACCGGTCGTCCTGCTGGTCGGGTTCGAACCGGAGGAGGAGTCGCCGATCGTCTACCTGCGCCTGCGCAAAGCCGCCCGCAAACGCGGACTGCCGGTCTACTCGCTGGCGCCATACGCCTCGCGCGGACTCGACCGCATGTCCGGCCGCCTGATGCGCGCCGTGCCGGGCGGCGAACCGCATCTGCTCGACGCGATCCGCACCGGTGAGATCACCACGCCCGGCGCGGATCCCGCGCAGCTGGCCGACCTGGCGCGGATGCTGCGCGAACCCGGTGCCGTGATCATGGTCGGCGAGCGGATGAGCGGCGTCGCGGGCGCGCTGTCGGCGGTCGTCCGGCTCGCCGACGAGACCGGAGCCGCCCTGGCCTGGGTTCCGCGCCGGGCAGGTGAACGCGGCGCGGTCGAGGCGGGCGCGCTTCCCTGCCTGCTTCCTGGCGGGCGCCCGGTCGCGGATCCACGTGCCCGCCAACAGGTTCGGGCGGTCTGGAACGCGGCGGAGCTGCCGGTCGGCGCCGGCCGCGACACCACGGCCATCCTGGCTGCCGCATCCGGCCTCGGCGCGCTGGTGATCGGCGGTGTCGACGTGGCCGACCTGCCCGACCCGGCCACCGCGCTGGCCGCCATCGACGCGGCCCGGTTCGTGGTCAGCCTGGAACTGCGGCACAGTGCGATCACCGAGCGCGCCGACGTGGTCTTCCCGGTCGCCTCGGCGATGGAGAAGTCCGGCACTTTCCGCACCTGGGAGGGCAGGCCACGTCCGTTCGCCGCCGCGCTCGGCGACGACATGGTGCGCCGCCAGACCGCACCGCTGTCCGATCAGCGGGTACTGCACGCCGTCGCCGAGGAGATGTCGGTGCGTCTCGGTTTGCCCGACACCGAGTCCGCCCGCGCCGAACTCGCCGAACTCGGCGCCTGGGACGGCGCACCGGTCGCCGCGCCCACGCACCGGCCGCGCCCGCTGACCCAACCACAACCGGGCACCGCGATCCTGGCCAGCTGGCGAATGCTGCTGGACGAGGGGCGCATGCAGGACGGCGAACCGAACCTGGCGGGTGTCGCCCGGCCCCCGGTGGTGCGGCTCTCGGCGGCCACCGCCGCAGAGATCGGTGTCGCCGAGCACGATCCGGTCACCGTCGCCACCGGCCACGGCGCCGTCACGCTGCCGCTGATGATCAGCGATCTGCCCGATCGTGTGGTCTGGCTGCCGCAACGCTCGCCCGGCTGCTCCGTCGCCGAGCAACTCGCCGTCCAGCCCGGCGCCATCGTCCAGCTGCGGCGCGCCGACGAGAGGATGAAGGAACACCGTCATGAGTGA
- the nuoK gene encoding NADH-quinone oxidoreductase subunit NuoK has translation MNPENYLFLSALLFTIGAAGVLLRRNAIVVFMCIELMLNAVNLAFVTFARMHDNLDGQVFAFFTMVVAAAEVVVGLAIIMTIFRARRSTSVDDANLLKF, from the coding sequence GTGAATCCCGAGAACTACCTGTTCCTGTCCGCCCTGCTGTTCACGATCGGCGCAGCCGGCGTGCTGCTGCGGCGCAACGCCATCGTGGTGTTCATGTGCATCGAGCTGATGCTCAACGCGGTGAACCTCGCGTTCGTCACCTTCGCAAGGATGCACGACAACCTGGACGGGCAGGTGTTCGCGTTCTTCACGATGGTGGTCGCCGCGGCCGAGGTGGTCGTCGGCTTGGCCATCATCATGACCATCTTCCGCGCCCGCCGCTCGACCTCCGTCGACGACGCCAACCTGCTGAAGTTCTGA
- the nuoL gene encoding NADH-quinone oxidoreductase subunit L, giving the protein MDTATLWLLPALPLAGAIVLLLTGRYGDKWGHLLGAAMALASFVVAAIAFTDMLGRDAAERPIHQDLFSWVPVAGLQVDFALQLDQLSMCFALLITGVGSLIHIYSIGYMSHDPGRRRFFAYLNLFLAAMLLLVLANNYLVLYLGWEGVGLASYLLIGFWYHKPSAATAAKKAFVVNRVGDMGLAIAMMVMFATFGSIDFDAVFGAAPHAGEGTLTAIGLLLLLAACGKSAQVPLQSWLGDAMEGPTPVSALIHAATMVTAGVYLIARSNPIFDLAPNARLGVVLVGAVTLLFGAIVGCAKDDIKKALAASTMSQIGYMVLAAGLGPAGYAVAIMHLLTHGFFKAGLFLGAGSVMHAMNDETDMRRYGGLRTLLPITYVTFGLGYLAIIGVPPFAGFFSKDRIIEAAFNQGGFGGITLGLVALLGAGLTAFYMTRVMLMTFFGERRWKPDTHPHEAPAVMTGPMILLALGSAGAGAVFVFGSSLQNWLEPVVGAHHGTETVPAALVTVLALGVVAVGVAVAYSQYAQRDIPETAPGAVSALTVAARKDLYGDAVNEAAFMRPGQHLTRALVFLDNRGIDGIVNGTAALIGGLSARARRVQSGFVRSYALSMFTGAALVAAALLAVRLW; this is encoded by the coding sequence GTGGACACCGCAACGCTCTGGCTGCTGCCCGCCCTCCCCCTGGCGGGTGCGATCGTCCTCCTGCTGACCGGCCGCTACGGCGACAAGTGGGGGCACCTGCTCGGCGCCGCGATGGCGCTGGCCTCGTTCGTGGTCGCGGCGATCGCGTTCACCGACATGCTCGGGCGCGACGCCGCCGAACGGCCCATCCACCAGGATCTGTTCAGCTGGGTCCCGGTAGCCGGGCTGCAAGTCGACTTCGCGCTCCAATTGGACCAGCTGTCGATGTGTTTCGCGCTGCTGATCACCGGCGTCGGCTCGCTGATCCACATCTACTCGATCGGCTACATGAGCCACGACCCGGGGCGGCGGCGGTTCTTCGCCTACCTCAACCTGTTCCTCGCGGCCATGCTGCTGCTGGTGCTGGCGAACAACTACCTCGTGCTCTACCTCGGCTGGGAGGGCGTGGGCCTGGCTTCCTACCTGCTGATCGGGTTCTGGTACCACAAGCCCTCGGCGGCAACGGCTGCCAAGAAAGCGTTCGTGGTCAACCGGGTCGGCGACATGGGCTTGGCGATCGCCATGATGGTGATGTTCGCGACGTTCGGCTCGATCGACTTCGACGCCGTGTTCGGCGCCGCGCCCCACGCCGGCGAGGGCACGCTCACCGCGATCGGCTTGTTGCTGCTGCTCGCCGCGTGCGGCAAGTCAGCGCAGGTACCGCTGCAATCCTGGCTCGGCGACGCGATGGAAGGCCCTACCCCGGTGTCGGCGCTCATCCACGCCGCCACCATGGTGACCGCGGGCGTCTACCTGATCGCGCGGTCCAACCCGATCTTCGACCTCGCACCGAACGCCCGGCTGGGGGTGGTGCTGGTCGGCGCGGTCACGCTGCTGTTCGGCGCGATCGTCGGCTGCGCCAAGGACGACATCAAGAAGGCGCTGGCCGCCTCCACCATGAGCCAGATCGGCTACATGGTGCTGGCCGCCGGTCTCGGCCCGGCCGGCTACGCCGTCGCCATCATGCATCTGCTCACGCACGGATTCTTCAAGGCCGGACTGTTCCTCGGCGCCGGTTCGGTGATGCACGCGATGAACGACGAAACCGACATGCGCCGCTATGGCGGATTGCGCACCTTGCTGCCGATCACTTACGTCACCTTCGGCCTCGGCTACCTCGCCATCATCGGGGTCCCACCGTTCGCCGGGTTCTTCTCGAAGGACCGGATCATCGAGGCGGCGTTCAACCAAGGCGGTTTCGGTGGCATCACGCTGGGTCTGGTTGCGCTGCTCGGCGCGGGCCTGACCGCGTTCTACATGACGCGGGTCATGCTGATGACGTTCTTCGGCGAGCGCCGCTGGAAACCGGACACCCATCCGCACGAGGCGCCCGCGGTGATGACCGGTCCGATGATCCTGCTCGCGCTCGGCTCGGCCGGGGCGGGCGCGGTGTTCGTCTTCGGCTCCTCGCTGCAGAACTGGCTCGAACCGGTGGTCGGCGCTCACCACGGCACCGAAACCGTTCCCGCGGCATTGGTTACGGTGCTCGCGCTCGGTGTGGTCGCCGTCGGCGTCGCGGTCGCCTACTCCCAGTACGCGCAGCGTGACATCCCCGAGACCGCACCCGGAGCCGTGTCCGCGCTGACCGTCGCGGCACGCAAGGATCTCTACGGCGACGCGGTCAACGAAGCGGCGTTCATGCGTCCCGGACAGCATCTGACCAGGGCGCTGGTCTTCCTCGACAACCGCGGCATCGATGGCATCGTGAACGGAACCGCGGCGCTGATCGGCGGGTTGTCCGCGCGGGCCCGGCGCGTGCAGTCCGGGTTCGTGCGCTCGTATGCCCTGTCCATGTTCACCGGCGCGGCCCTGGTGGCCGCCGCCCTGCTGGCGGTGAGGTTGTGGTGA
- the nuoN gene encoding NADH-quinone oxidoreductase subunit NuoN: MNDVDYATILAASVPAPSIEYGALSPMLIVFGVAVLGVLVEAFVARRFRYATHLVLSLAGLAAALVAVVALAGTESTAVAGAVAIDGVTLFLQGTILVVSILGVLFIAERGAEPREQARSGPGTWSLAAATLGRGVDAFTPQASAVPGSAAEIAAVRAGVATTEVFPLTLLAVGGLLLFPASNDLLTMFVALEVLSLPLYLLCGLARRNRLLSQEAALKYFLLGAFSSAFFLYGVALLYGQAGTVRLGGIADAIAQHPEDTTLALLGIAMLAVGLLFKIGAVPFQSWVPDVYQGAPTAITGFMAAATKIAAVGALVRVLQVAVPGLRDDWRPILAAVAIATMAVGAVMAITQTDVKRMLAYSSVAHAGFLLTAPVAANDRGVAAVLFYLAAYGIGTLGAFAVVSLVREPAGEEATGLPRWAGLGRRSPWLATVFALFLLSFAGLPLTSGFVSKFAVFEAAASGGAAALVIVGVICSAIAAFFYLRVIVLMFFTDPPTDAPVLVTPPLTTTIVAITAAVTFVLGVFPQPLLELADQAATFVR, translated from the coding sequence GTGAACGACGTCGACTACGCCACGATCCTCGCCGCGAGCGTCCCCGCGCCGAGCATCGAATACGGCGCCCTGTCCCCCATGCTCATCGTGTTCGGCGTCGCCGTGCTCGGTGTGCTCGTCGAGGCCTTCGTCGCCCGCCGCTTCCGTTATGCGACGCATCTGGTGCTGAGCCTGGCCGGGTTGGCCGCGGCACTGGTCGCCGTGGTGGCACTGGCGGGCACCGAGTCCACCGCCGTCGCCGGAGCCGTGGCGATCGATGGTGTCACGCTGTTCCTGCAAGGAACGATCCTGGTGGTGTCGATTCTCGGCGTCTTGTTCATCGCCGAGCGCGGAGCCGAGCCTCGCGAGCAGGCGCGCTCGGGCCCTGGCACCTGGAGTCTGGCCGCCGCGACCCTCGGCCGCGGTGTGGACGCGTTCACACCACAGGCTTCGGCGGTACCCGGCAGCGCGGCCGAAATCGCCGCGGTGCGCGCGGGTGTCGCGACCACCGAGGTGTTCCCGCTGACGTTGCTGGCCGTCGGTGGCCTGCTGCTGTTCCCGGCATCCAACGATCTGCTCACCATGTTCGTCGCGCTCGAGGTGCTGTCGCTGCCGCTGTATCTGCTGTGCGGGCTGGCGCGACGCAACCGGCTGCTCTCCCAGGAGGCGGCGCTGAAGTACTTCCTGCTCGGCGCGTTCTCCTCGGCGTTCTTCCTCTACGGGGTCGCGCTGCTGTACGGGCAGGCGGGCACGGTGCGGCTCGGCGGCATCGCGGACGCCATCGCCCAGCATCCGGAGGATACGACGCTGGCACTGCTCGGGATCGCGATGCTGGCGGTCGGGCTGTTGTTCAAAATCGGCGCGGTGCCGTTCCAGTCGTGGGTGCCGGACGTGTACCAAGGCGCCCCCACCGCGATCACCGGTTTCATGGCGGCAGCCACCAAAATCGCTGCCGTCGGCGCATTGGTGCGCGTGCTGCAGGTCGCGGTGCCCGGACTGCGCGACGACTGGCGCCCGATCCTCGCTGCCGTCGCGATCGCCACCATGGCGGTCGGCGCGGTCATGGCGATCACACAAACCGACGTGAAGCGCATGCTCGCGTATTCTTCGGTGGCCCATGCCGGTTTCCTGCTCACCGCGCCGGTGGCGGCCAACGACCGCGGCGTCGCCGCGGTGCTGTTCTACCTTGCGGCCTACGGCATCGGTACCCTCGGTGCGTTCGCCGTGGTCAGCCTGGTCCGCGAACCGGCAGGCGAGGAGGCCACCGGCCTGCCCCGGTGGGCTGGTCTCGGCCGCCGCTCCCCTTGGCTGGCGACGGTTTTCGCGCTGTTTCTGCTTTCGTTCGCAGGCCTGCCGCTCACCAGCGGCTTCGTCAGCAAGTTCGCCGTCTTCGAGGCCGCGGCGTCGGGCGGCGCGGCAGCACTGGTGATCGTCGGCGTGATCTGCAGTGCCATCGCGGCGTTCTTCTACCTGCGCGTGATAGTGCTGATGTTCTTCACCGACCCGCCCACCGACGCCCCTGTGCTCGTCACCCCGCCGCTGACCACCACCATCGTGGCGATCACCGCGGCTGTCACATTCGTGCTCGGTGTCTTCCCGCAGCCGCTGCTCGAACTGGCCGACCAGGCGGCCACATTCGTCCGCTGA
- a CDS encoding NADH-quinone oxidoreductase subunit J yields MTDLILAAEPLANTSTGEAVQFWILAPLAALGALGMVFAPKAVHSAICLAATMIALAAFYIAQDALFLGVVQIVVYTGAVMMLFLFVLMLVGVDSAESLKETIRGQRLAAAGVGLGFGLLLSGGIARGVRESGISFPTSGFVGRDVIAELAELIFLRYVWAFELTGALLIAATIGAMVLAHREQFGPRADQRELSRRRFREAGHRATPLPTPGVYARHNAVDIPARLPDGSFEELSVSTILRHRRTRALTEAAVISVGTAPASDATDNPSDEEGNR; encoded by the coding sequence GTGACCGATTTGATCCTGGCAGCCGAGCCGCTGGCCAACACCTCCACCGGTGAGGCCGTCCAGTTCTGGATCCTCGCCCCGCTGGCGGCGCTCGGCGCGCTCGGCATGGTCTTCGCCCCCAAGGCCGTGCATTCCGCGATCTGCCTGGCCGCGACGATGATCGCCCTGGCCGCGTTCTACATCGCCCAGGACGCGCTGTTCCTCGGCGTCGTGCAGATCGTGGTCTACACCGGCGCGGTCATGATGCTGTTCCTGTTCGTGCTGATGCTCGTCGGCGTCGACTCCGCCGAATCGCTGAAGGAAACCATTCGCGGCCAGCGCCTCGCCGCCGCCGGCGTCGGCCTCGGCTTCGGCCTGCTGCTCAGCGGCGGCATCGCCCGCGGCGTGCGTGAGTCCGGAATCAGCTTTCCCACTTCCGGTTTCGTGGGCCGCGACGTGATCGCCGAGCTGGCCGAGCTGATCTTCCTGCGCTACGTGTGGGCCTTCGAACTCACCGGCGCTCTGCTGATCGCCGCCACCATCGGCGCCATGGTGCTGGCCCACCGCGAGCAGTTCGGGCCACGCGCCGACCAGCGCGAACTCTCGCGCCGCCGATTCCGCGAGGCCGGACACCGGGCGACGCCGCTGCCCACCCCCGGCGTGTACGCCAGGCACAACGCGGTGGACATCCCCGCGCGACTGCCCGACGGCTCGTTCGAGGAACTGTCGGTCAGCACCATCCTGCGGCACCGCCGCACCAGGGCGCTCACCGAAGCGGCCGTCATCTCGGTCGGCACCGCCCCCGCATCGGACGCGACCGACAACCCCAGCGACGAGGAAGGCAACCGGTGA